The following is a genomic window from Pseudomonas parafulva.
TCCGGCGAAGGCATGGATGAATTCGTCTTCCAGATCACCCAGGAAGAGTTTCTCGAGTTCATGTTCGAGGACCTCGAATTGCCAAATCTGGTGAAACGTCACCTGACCGGCGCCGACACCTTCAAGACCGTGCGTGCAGGCATCGCCAGCGAAGGCAATCCGTCACGCATCAACATCGTACGTACCCTGCGTTCGGCCCATGCCCGCCGCATCGCCCTGACCGGCAGCAGCCGCGCGCTGTTGCGGGCGGCGCAGAAAGAGCTGGAGCGGTTGAGCGTCGAAGAGCCCGCCAACTTCACCGACATTCAGGAAGTGGAAGCCGAGATCGTCCGGCTCAAGGCACGCATCAACCGACTGCCCTTCCTCGACACCTTCGACTTGAAGTACAACCTGCTGGTCAAACAGCCCAACCCCAGTTCCAAGGCGGTGATGTTCTGCCTGATGGACGTCTCCGGCTCCATGACTCAGGCGACCAAGGACATCGCCAAGCGCTTCTTCATCCTTTTGTACCTGTTCCTCAAGCGCAACTACGACCGCATCGAAGTGGTGTTCATCCGCCATCACACCAGCGCCCGCGAGGTGGACGAAGAGGAGTTCTTCTATTCCCGCGAAACCGGCGGCACCATCGTGTCCAGTGCATTGAAACTGATGCAGGAAATCATGGCCGAGCGTTATCCGGCCAGCGACTGGAACATCTACGCGGCCCAGGCATCCGACGGCGACAACTGGAACGACGACTCCCCCATCTGCCGCGACATTCTCACCCGCCAGATCATGCCGCATGTGCAGTACTACACTTACGTCGAGATCACCCCTCGCGAGCACCAGGCGTTGTGGTACGAGTACGAGCGCATCGGCGACGCCTTCCCGGACACCTTCGCCCAGCAACAGTTGGTTTCGGCCGGTGACATCTATCCGGTCTTCCGTGAACTCTTCCAGCGCAGGTTAGCCACATGACCGCCAGAGCACAGAGACGCCAACCCATTTCCACCGGCTCGGAGTGGACCTTCGAGCTGATCCAGACCTACGACCGGGAGATCGGTCGGCTGGCCGAGCGCTATGCGCTGGACACCTATCCCAACCAGATCGAAGTGATCACGGCCGAGCAGATGATGGACGCCTATGCCTCGGTCGGCATGCCACTGGGCTATCACCATTGGTCCTACGGCAAGCAGTTCCTGAGCACTGAAAAATCCTATAGTCGTGGCCAGATGGGTCTGGCTTATGAAATCGTCATCAACTCCGACCCTTGCATCGCCTATCTGATGGAAGAGAACACCATCTGCATGCAGGCGCTGGTAATAGCCCACGCCTGCTATGGACACAACAGCTTCTTCAAGGGCAACTACCTGTTCCGCACCTGGACAGACGCCAGTTCGATCATCGACTACCTGGTCTTCGCCAAGCAGTACATCGCCCAGTGTGAGGAGCGTCACGGCATCGATGCCGTGGAAGACTTGATCGACTCTTGTCATGCACTGATGAATTACGGCGTGGACCGCTACAAGCGCCCCTACCCCATCTCGGCGGAGGAAGAGCGCCGTCGCCAGAAAGAGCGTGAAGAGCACCTGCAGCGGCAGATCAACGACCTGTGGCGCACGATTCCCAAAAGTGCGGATAAAGCCGGGGATCGTGACGATGCCCGCTTCCCGGCCGAACCCCAGGAGAACATCCTCTATTTCATCGAAAAACACGCCCCCCTGCTCGAGCCCTGGCAACGCGAAGTGGTGCGAATCGTGCGCAAGATCGCCCAGTACTTCTACCCACAACGCCAGACCCAGGTGATGAACGAAGGCTGGGCGACCTTCTGGCACTACACCTTGATGAACGACCTGTACGACGAAGGCCTGGTCACCGATGGCTTCATGATGGAGTTCCTGCAATCGCATACCAGTGTGGTGTTCCAGCCCGGCTACGACAGCCCCTATTACAACGGCATCAACCCCTACGCCCTGGGCTTTGCCATGTACACCGACATCCGTCGCATGTGCGAGCACCCCACCGAAGAAGACCGCCGCTGGTTCCCGGACATCGCGGGCAGCGACTGGCTGTCGACCCTCAAATTCGCCATGACCAGCTTCAAGGACGAGAGCTTCATCCTGCAGTACCTCTCGCCCAAGGTGATCCGCGATCTCAAGCTGTTCAGCATTCTCGACGACGATCAACGCGATGACTTACTGGTGCCGGCCATCCACGACGAGGCCGGATACCGCCTGATCCGCGAACAACTAGCCGCGCAGTACAACCTCGGCAACCGTGAGCCCAACGTGCAAATCTGGAGCATCGATCGGCGCGGCGATCGCTCGCTGACCCTGCGCCATCAACAGCACAATCGCAAACCTCTGGGTGAATCCACCGACGAGGTGCTCAAGCACCTGCACCGTCTGTGGGGTTTCGACATCCACCTGGAGACCGTGCAGGGCGACAAAGTGGTCAAAACCCACCACATGCCGCCTCGCGGCGAGCATGGCGAGACGGGCGACTACAGTCGTTCGGACATGTCGGTGATTCATCACCTCTAGCCTCGGACGACTGCCGACAGGGTATGCTGTCGGCTGTCATGGAGGCTGTATATGCACATCTACAAAGTTGGCGGCGCAGTACGCGACCGCCTGCTCGGGCGCCCGGTCAGCGATGTTGACTGGCTGGTGGTCGGCGCCACGGTCGAGGACATGCACGCCCAGGGCTTTCGCCCGGTCGGCGCCGATTTCCCCGTGTTCATCCACCCGAAAACCGGCGAGGAATACGCCCTGGCGCGCACCGAGCGCAAGAGCGGTCGTGGCTACGGCGGCTTCACCTTTCACGCCAGCCCAGAGGTGACACTCGAAGAAGACCTCATCCGTCGCGACCTGACCATCAATGCCATGGCCGAAGACGCGCAAGGCAATCTGCTGGATCCATACAACGGAAAGGCGGATCTGGAAAACCGCATTCTTCGTCACGTTTCACCGGCGTTCGCCGAAGATCCCCTGCGCGTACTGCGCGTTGCCCGGTTCGCTGCCCGCTATGCGCCGCTGGGCTTCAACGTCGCTGACGACACGCTGGCGCTGATGCGGCAACTCAGCGTCAGCGGGGAACTACAGGCACTGACAGCCGAGCGGGCGTGGAAGGAAATCGAACGGGCGCTGATGGAAAGCCAACCTCAGGTGTTCATCGAGGTGCTGCGCGATTGCGGCGCGCTGCATGAGTTGATGCCAGAGCTCGATGGCTCCAGCCAGGCGCTCGCTCCGTTGCGTCAAGCGGCCGAGCACGACCAGTCGCTGCCGGTGCGCTGGGCCTGCCTGATGCTGGCCATCCACGACACCACGCAGATCAATGCCGTGAACCAGCGTTTCAAGGCACCACGCGACTGCCAGGAATTGGCGGGGTTGGTGGGTGACTGCCTGCCGCTGGCCGACCGCGCGCGCGAACTCGAACCTTCAGCGCTGCTGGCGCTGCTGCAGAAATTCGATGTATACCGCCGGCCGCAGCGCTTCGAGGAGTTCATCGCGGCGTGCCAGATGGCAGCCTTCGCCCGTGGCGCGCGCAACTATGCACAAGCCGACTATCTGCGCGGCGCGGCATCGAAGGCACGGGGCGTGGATGTGAAACCGCTGGTGGCCAGAGGGCTGACCGGGCAGGCATTGGGTGAGGCGCTCAAGGCGGAGCGGCTGCACGTGCTGGCCCAGCACAAAGCCACTGCGTCTTGCGTATAGCCGCTAGGCGCCGCCTGGCGTCAACTGCAAGCCGCGCCACTCGAACGGCACCGGCGCCAGCACCTGCTGAATGTCAGCCTCACGCCAAAGTTGCGCCATGACCTTGCCCTGCCCCGGATGCACCAGATCAGGCGCCAGCAGCGACAGCGGCCAGAGCACGAACGCATTCTTCAGGATCTCGGCGCGTGGCAGTACCAGGCCATCGAAGGTGCCGTTCAGGTCATCGAACATCAGCACGTCGATATCCAACGGCAAGCCTTTTCGGTCCGGCGCATAGCGGCCGTTGTCGGCTTCGATGAACTTGAGTCGGCGGTCCAGTTCCAGTAATGGCATGTCGGTTTGACCGCTGACCACCAGATTGAAAAACGGCCCGCTCTTGATGCCCACGGCTTGGCTTTCGAACACCGCCGAGCAGCGCATGTCACTGAGGATGCCGGCCAGCGCGTCGAGCCCCGCGCACAGATGGCGCTCGCGCTCGGTGTTGCTGCCCAGGCCCAGATAAACGGTGCTCAGAGACATCCGCGCTCGATCTCCACACCTACGCCACCCCGCGCCGCCGGTACGGCTCCGGGCTTGGTCAGCTTCAGTCGCATCCAGGGGATGTCGAACTCGGCCATCAGCGTTGCCGCCAGGCGCTCGGCAAAGGTTTCCACCAACTCGAAGCGCGACTGCTCGGCGAACGCCTGGACACGCGCCGAGACACTGGCGTAGTCGAGCGCCAGGCTGAGGTCGTCACCGGCTGCAGCGGGACGGTTGTCCCAGGCAAAACTCAGGTCCAGGCGCAGGCACTGGCGAATGTCGCGCTCCCAGTCGTAGGCGCCGATGACCGTATCGACCTCCAGCCCTTCGATGAACACTCTGTCCAAGCACTTCTCTCCACAGCACGACAAGGGCGACGGGCGCCGTTAGAATCAGGGCGTCCCCGCCCGGAATAGTTAGCATGTTTTGGTTACTGGCGCTGCTCGCCTACCTGCTCGGCTCGCTGTCCTTCGCCATCGTCCTGAGCCGCCTCGGCGGCCACCCGGACCCGCGTTTCAGCGGATCAGGCAACGCCGGTGCGACCAACATGCTGCGCCTGGCAGGGCGCAAGCTGGCCATCCTCACCCTGCTCGGCGACCTGTGCAAGGGTTTGCTGCCCGTGCTGTTGGCCGACTTTGTCGGCCTGAGCCTGCAAGACCAAGCCTGGATCGGCCTGTGCGCGGTGCTCGGCCACCTGTTTCCGCTGTACTTCCGTTTCAAGGGCGGCAAGGGCGTAGCCACTGCCGCCGGCATGCTCATGGGCTTGTATTTTCCCGCGGCGCTACTGGCGGTGGCAGCCTGGCTGCTGACCTTCTACCTGACCCGTACCAGCTCGCTGGCCGCGCTGATCGCCACACCCTTGACCCTGCCCCTGCTGGCCTGGCGCGAGCCTGCGGCGCTGCTGCCGATGAGCGTGCTCACCGTGCTGATCGTCTGGCGCCACCGCAACAACCTGCGCGACCTGTTCGCCGGACGCGAGCGCCACTTCTGAGCCCCGCCGTCAAAGCGGCGGCAGTTGCTCCATCGGCCAGCGCGCCTGCACGCTGATCGCCAGATCCTGCTGCTGGCCCGCCAATAGCCGCTGGCACCCAGCGTAGGCAATCATCGCGCCGTTATCGGTGCAGAACTTCGCACGCGCGTAGTACACATTGCCGCCCATGCTGGCCAACATGCCTTCGAGCGAGGTGCGCAACGCCTTATTCGCACTCACGCCGCCAGCGATGACCAGGCGCTTGAGGCCAGTCTGCTTGAGCGCACGCTTGCACTTGATGGTCAGAGTCTCCACCACCGCCTGCTGGAACGCCAGCGACAGGTCGCAACGGGTTTGCTCGCTGTCGTCCCCGGCATTGCGGCACTGCTGCCAGGTATTGAGGGCGAAGGTCTTGAGGCCGCTGAAACTGAATTCCAGGCCCGGACGATCGGTCATGGGCCGAGGGAACACGAAACGTCCGGGGGTGCCCTGCTCGGCCAGGCGGGCGATTTCGGGACCACCCGGATAATTCAGGCCGATCAGCTTGGCGGTCTTGTCGAACGCTTCGCCGGCAGCGTCATCCAGGCTTTCACCCAAGAGCGCGTATTGGCCAATGCCATCGACCTGCACCAACTGCGTGTGACCGCCGGACACCAACAAGGCGACGAACGGAAACTGCGGCGGCTGCTCTTCGAGCATGGGTGCCAGCAGGTGACCTTCCATGTGATGGACACCGATGGCCGGAATGTCCCAGGCGAACGCCAGCGCCTGCGCACAAGACGCGCCCACCAGCAGCGCACCGACCAGGCCGGGGCCGGCGGTGTAGGCGATGGCGTCGATATCCTGGGCAACCTTGCCGGCCTCATCGAGCACTTCACGAATCAGCGGCAGCATGCGCTTGACGTGGTCACGCGAGGCGAGCTCGGGCACCACGCCGCCGTAGACGCGGTGCAGGTCGATCTGGCTGAACAGCGCATCGGCCAACAGGCCGCGTTCGCTGTCGTATAATGCGACGCCAGTTTCGTCGCAGGATGTTTCCAATCCCAGTACTAGCATGGGTCCGTGCCTTGTGGAGGCTGAATGCGAAGCCGCGCATTCTAGTCGCCGTACCCAGTGCCGACCAGCGGTTTTCGATCAGAGGCTTTGCATTCCGCCACACTAAGGGTTAACATCCGCAACCCTTGAAAACTGACGTTCTCCAGCACACCTTTGTTTTGCCAGGAGCACGTCCACCCCGGTAATGAATTAAGGTAGCCCTGGATGCCAGCCGTCAAAGTTAAAGAGAACGAACCCTTCGACGTAGCTCTGCGTCGTTTCAAGCGCTCCTGCGAAAAAGCCGGTGTATTGGCTGAAGTTCGTAGCCGCGAGTTTTACGAAAAGCCGACCGCCGAGCGTAAGCGCAAAGCCGCTGCTGCCGTGAAGCGTCACGCCAAGAAAGTCCAGCGCGAACAGCGCCGCGCCGTTCGTCTGTACTAATACAGACGTTCTACGCAAGGCTTCTGCCCAGCCCGGCCTCGTGCCGGGCTAATGGCAGTTGTAGCTGCAAATCCCAAGCCCTGTGCTTCGGGCGCCCAGACTCCGGTCATCGGGCATCTATTCAGCGCTTCACCCTCGAACGCCCGACGCGGCAGGTGAACCGCGCACTCGCATCTCCTTTGCTGCACTTCTGCGATTAGACTTGCCGTAGCCAGATAACGAGACTGCCATGGCCGGGCTGATTCCCCAGAGCTTCATCGATGATCTTCTCAACCGCACCGACATCGTCGATGTGGTGAGTTCGCGCATCCAGCTGAAGAAGACCGGCAAGAACCACTCGGCCTGCTGTCCGTTCCACAAGGAAAAGACCCCGTCCTTCACCGTCAGTCCCGACAAGCAGTTCTACTACTGCTTCGGCTGCGGCGCCGGGGGCAACGCCTTGGGCTTCATCATGGACCACGACAACCTGGAGTTTCCCCAGGCGGTCGAGGAACTGGCCCGCGCCGCGGGCATGGAAGTACCCCGCGAGGAGGGCCGACGCGGACAAAAGCCGCGCCAGCCCACCGACTCGCCTCTGTATCCGCTGCTCGAAGCCGCGGCCGAGTTCTATCGCCAGGCCTTGCGCAATCATCCGACGCGCAAGGCGGCAGTCGAATACCTCAAAGGCCGAGGCCTGTCCGGGGAAATCGCCCGTGATTTCGGCCTGGGCTTCGCGCCGCCGGGCTGGGACAACCTGTTCAAGCACCTGGGCGCGGACACCCTGCAGCAAAAAGTCATGATCGACGCCGGCTTGCTCATCGAGAACGCCGAAAGTGGCAAGCGCTACGACCGCTTCCGTGACCGGGTGATGTTCCCCATCCGCGACAGCCGCGGCCGCGTGATCGCCTTCGGTGGTCGGGTGCTGGGCGATGACAAGCCCAAGTACCTGAACTCCCCGGAAACCCCGGTGTTCCACAAGGGCCAGGAACTCTACGGGCTGTACGAGGCGCGCAAGCACAACCGCAACCTCGACGAAATCATCGTGGTCGAGGGCTACATGGACGTCATAGCCCTGGCCCAGCAAGGCTTGCGCAATGCCGTAGCGACCCTCGGCACCGCCACCAGCGAGGAGCACCTCAAGCGCCTGTTTCGCGTGGTGCCCAACGTACTGTTCTGCTTCGACGGCGACCAGGCCGGACGAAAAGCCGCCTGGCGCGCCCTGGAAGCCGCACTGCCAACACTTCAGGATGGTCGCCGCGCGCGCTTCCTGTTCCTGCCCGAAGGTGAAGACCCGGACACCCTGGTCCGTGCCGAGGGCACCGATGCCTTCCAGGCGCGGATCCACCAGCACGCGCAACCGCTCGCCGACTACTTCTTCGAGCAACTGAGCAACGAAGCCGACCCGCGGTCACTGGAAGGCAAGGCGCACATGGCGACCCTGGCTGCACCGTTGATCGAAAAAATTCCGGGCGCCAATTTGCGTCAGTTGATGCGCAACAGGCTGAAGGAAATCACCGGCCTGGACATGCAGCAAATGGAGCAACTGGCCCAGCAGCCGGCAGCCCCCA
Proteins encoded in this region:
- the folB gene encoding dihydroneopterin aldolase, with product MDRVFIEGLEVDTVIGAYDWERDIRQCLRLDLSFAWDNRPAAAGDDLSLALDYASVSARVQAFAEQSRFELVETFAERLAATLMAEFDIPWMRLKLTKPGAVPAARGGVGVEIERGCL
- a CDS encoding YeaH/YhbH family protein → MSYVIDRRLNGKNKSTVNRQRFLRRYREHIKKAVEEAVSRRSITDMEHGEQISIPGRDIDEPVLHHGRGGKQTVVHPGNKEFTAGEHIARPQGGGGGGGKGKAGNSGEGMDEFVFQITQEEFLEFMFEDLELPNLVKRHLTGADTFKTVRAGIASEGNPSRINIVRTLRSAHARRIALTGSSRALLRAAQKELERLSVEEPANFTDIQEVEAEIVRLKARINRLPFLDTFDLKYNLLVKQPNPSSKAVMFCLMDVSGSMTQATKDIAKRFFILLYLFLKRNYDRIEVVFIRHHTSAREVDEEEFFYSRETGGTIVSSALKLMQEIMAERYPASDWNIYAAQASDGDNWNDDSPICRDILTRQIMPHVQYYTYVEITPREHQALWYEYERIGDAFPDTFAQQQLVSAGDIYPVFRELFQRRLAT
- the tsaD gene encoding tRNA (adenosine(37)-N6)-threonylcarbamoyltransferase complex transferase subunit TsaD; translation: MLVLGLETSCDETGVALYDSERGLLADALFSQIDLHRVYGGVVPELASRDHVKRMLPLIREVLDEAGKVAQDIDAIAYTAGPGLVGALLVGASCAQALAFAWDIPAIGVHHMEGHLLAPMLEEQPPQFPFVALLVSGGHTQLVQVDGIGQYALLGESLDDAAGEAFDKTAKLIGLNYPGGPEIARLAEQGTPGRFVFPRPMTDRPGLEFSFSGLKTFALNTWQQCRNAGDDSEQTRCDLSLAFQQAVVETLTIKCKRALKQTGLKRLVIAGGVSANKALRTSLEGMLASMGGNVYYARAKFCTDNGAMIAYAGCQRLLAGQQQDLAISVQARWPMEQLPPL
- the plsY gene encoding glycerol-3-phosphate 1-O-acyltransferase PlsY, with protein sequence MFWLLALLAYLLGSLSFAIVLSRLGGHPDPRFSGSGNAGATNMLRLAGRKLAILTLLGDLCKGLLPVLLADFVGLSLQDQAWIGLCAVLGHLFPLYFRFKGGKGVATAAGMLMGLYFPAALLAVAAWLLTFYLTRTSSLAALIATPLTLPLLAWREPAALLPMSVLTVLIVWRHRNNLRDLFAGRERHF
- the folK gene encoding 2-amino-4-hydroxy-6-hydroxymethyldihydropteridine diphosphokinase: MSLSTVYLGLGSNTERERHLCAGLDALAGILSDMRCSAVFESQAVGIKSGPFFNLVVSGQTDMPLLELDRRLKFIEADNGRYAPDRKGLPLDIDVLMFDDLNGTFDGLVLPRAEILKNAFVLWPLSLLAPDLVHPGQGKVMAQLWREADIQQVLAPVPFEWRGLQLTPGGA
- the rpsU gene encoding 30S ribosomal protein S21; amino-acid sequence: MPAVKVKENEPFDVALRRFKRSCEKAGVLAEVRSREFYEKPTAERKRKAAAAVKRHAKKVQREQRRAVRLY
- a CDS encoding multifunctional CCA addition/repair protein, which codes for MHIYKVGGAVRDRLLGRPVSDVDWLVVGATVEDMHAQGFRPVGADFPVFIHPKTGEEYALARTERKSGRGYGGFTFHASPEVTLEEDLIRRDLTINAMAEDAQGNLLDPYNGKADLENRILRHVSPAFAEDPLRVLRVARFAARYAPLGFNVADDTLALMRQLSVSGELQALTAERAWKEIERALMESQPQVFIEVLRDCGALHELMPELDGSSQALAPLRQAAEHDQSLPVRWACLMLAIHDTTQINAVNQRFKAPRDCQELAGLVGDCLPLADRARELEPSALLALLQKFDVYRRPQRFEEFIAACQMAAFARGARNYAQADYLRGAASKARGVDVKPLVARGLTGQALGEALKAERLHVLAQHKATASCV
- a CDS encoding SpoVR family protein, producing MTARAQRRQPISTGSEWTFELIQTYDREIGRLAERYALDTYPNQIEVITAEQMMDAYASVGMPLGYHHWSYGKQFLSTEKSYSRGQMGLAYEIVINSDPCIAYLMEENTICMQALVIAHACYGHNSFFKGNYLFRTWTDASSIIDYLVFAKQYIAQCEERHGIDAVEDLIDSCHALMNYGVDRYKRPYPISAEEERRRQKEREEHLQRQINDLWRTIPKSADKAGDRDDARFPAEPQENILYFIEKHAPLLEPWQREVVRIVRKIAQYFYPQRQTQVMNEGWATFWHYTLMNDLYDEGLVTDGFMMEFLQSHTSVVFQPGYDSPYYNGINPYALGFAMYTDIRRMCEHPTEEDRRWFPDIAGSDWLSTLKFAMTSFKDESFILQYLSPKVIRDLKLFSILDDDQRDDLLVPAIHDEAGYRLIREQLAAQYNLGNREPNVQIWSIDRRGDRSLTLRHQQHNRKPLGESTDEVLKHLHRLWGFDIHLETVQGDKVVKTHHMPPRGEHGETGDYSRSDMSVIHHL
- the dnaG gene encoding DNA primase, yielding MAGLIPQSFIDDLLNRTDIVDVVSSRIQLKKTGKNHSACCPFHKEKTPSFTVSPDKQFYYCFGCGAGGNALGFIMDHDNLEFPQAVEELARAAGMEVPREEGRRGQKPRQPTDSPLYPLLEAAAEFYRQALRNHPTRKAAVEYLKGRGLSGEIARDFGLGFAPPGWDNLFKHLGADTLQQKVMIDAGLLIENAESGKRYDRFRDRVMFPIRDSRGRVIAFGGRVLGDDKPKYLNSPETPVFHKGQELYGLYEARKHNRNLDEIIVVEGYMDVIALAQQGLRNAVATLGTATSEEHLKRLFRVVPNVLFCFDGDQAGRKAAWRALEAALPTLQDGRRARFLFLPEGEDPDTLVRAEGTDAFQARIHQHAQPLADYFFEQLSNEADPRSLEGKAHMATLAAPLIEKIPGANLRQLMRNRLKEITGLDMQQMEQLAQQPAAPNVPDYDPGYDYDAMASYTPDFSEQHYDYGQAQPEQQPWTPPKGGSKKPWEGKGKPWDKQRKGGRGWQRDEAPPRTPAPVEPPALAALRTLLHYPLLAGKVEDASHFAAEEHLYSQLLVALIEAVQKNPGLSSMQLIARWHGTDQGRLLRALAEKEWLIDADNLEQQFFDTITSLSARQRERSLEHLLRKARQSELSGEEKSQLLALLSRNVPAQTPTSSGA